Proteins encoded by one window of Winogradskyella sp. PG-2:
- a CDS encoding efflux RND transporter permease subunit, protein MRKLIAFFIRHTVAVDVVIMTFVVFGFFGAKNLKSSFFPLIDSKNISINVTYPGASPQEVEEGIILKIEDNLKGLNGVERVTSTSRENSGNINVEIEKGKDIDFMLLEVKNAVDRVPTFPVGMEPLIVAKQEALRPTITFAISGSKIPLSTLKQIGRQVENDLRGIDGISQIQISGYPDEEIEIALNETNLLAYNLTFGEVSQAINESSLITTGGTIKTDAEEYLIRANSRSYYADELSNLVVKADASGRTIQLKDIATVRDQFSETPNSNYFNGDLSINITITSTNAEDLITSADKTKAYIEEFNQKYDNIQLNVVRDLSTTLVQRTALLTENAIIGMILVLLFLSLFLNTRLAFWVAFGLPVAFFGMFMFAGYFNVTINVLSLFGMIIVIGILVDDGIVIAENIYQHYEKGKSPEEAAIDGVMEVLPAIVSAILTTILAFGIFLFLDGRIGEFFGEVSVVVMLTLLVSLVEALIILPAHLAHSKALRLQNPKEKQGLLQRLFSKLRYINTFGDYIMRWLRDKVYSPILRFALNYKFLTISFFVVFFMLTNASFQGGIIRGAFFPRIASDRINVSLEMPNGTNEKVTDSIISFIEVKAIEVTNEINDEYLGEDFKKHLVENMIKNIGPGSSSASLTINLLPGEERPNVITSDLVTNRLQERVGPVIGIESLVYGGGGNFGGVPVSVSLLGNDIAELKAVKSELKKNLEDNILLKDVTDNDPSGIKEIRLELNESAYALGLNLRTVMTQVRSAFFGAQAQRFQRGQDEIRVWVRYDRENRSSINNLDNMRITAPSGQKVPLKEIASYSIARGDVAINHLEGRREIQVSADIKDTKKTSSTDIMAEIRDEIMPEILSKYLTVTPSYEGQNRERVKLMNSLAPVGLTVLVLIYVVIAFTFRSYSQPLLLLLMIPLSLPAVAWGHWIHDFPVNILSMLGIIALIGIMVNDGLVLISKFNTNLREGMAFDDALFEAGRSRFRAIFLTSITTVAGLAPLIFEESRQAQFLIPMAVSIAYGIGFATVLTLVVLPIFLSFSNFLKKNIIWLVTGNDITKEEVERAVKEQQAELKSEKLKLEYSQNNLIKQGHEETEF, encoded by the coding sequence ATGAGAAAACTAATTGCTTTTTTTATTAGACATACGGTAGCTGTTGATGTTGTCATTATGACTTTTGTAGTCTTTGGTTTTTTTGGAGCTAAGAACCTTAAATCTTCTTTCTTCCCATTAATCGACTCAAAAAATATTAGTATTAATGTTACTTATCCAGGAGCTTCACCTCAAGAAGTAGAGGAGGGAATTATTCTAAAAATAGAAGATAATCTTAAAGGTTTAAATGGTGTAGAACGCGTCACATCCACATCTAGAGAAAATAGTGGAAATATAAATGTAGAAATTGAAAAAGGGAAGGATATCGATTTTATGCTTCTCGAGGTTAAAAATGCTGTAGATCGGGTTCCTACATTTCCGGTTGGTATGGAGCCACTTATTGTTGCTAAGCAAGAAGCTCTAAGACCAACCATTACTTTTGCTATAAGCGGTTCTAAAATACCTCTATCTACCTTAAAACAAATAGGTAGACAGGTTGAAAATGACCTGAGAGGTATTGACGGTATTTCTCAAATACAGATTTCTGGTTACCCAGATGAGGAGATTGAAATTGCTTTAAATGAAACAAATTTATTAGCTTATAACTTAACATTTGGTGAAGTTTCGCAAGCGATTAATGAATCTAGCCTTATTACCACAGGAGGTACTATAAAAACTGATGCAGAAGAATATTTAATTAGAGCTAATTCACGTTCTTACTATGCTGACGAGTTGTCTAACTTAGTTGTAAAGGCTGATGCGTCGGGTCGTACAATACAGCTTAAAGATATTGCAACAGTTAGAGATCAGTTTTCCGAGACTCCTAATTCTAATTATTTTAATGGTGATTTATCAATTAATATCACTATTACAAGTACGAATGCAGAGGATTTAATTACTTCTGCTGATAAGACTAAAGCTTATATTGAAGAGTTTAATCAAAAATATGATAATATTCAGCTCAATGTGGTGAGAGATTTATCAACCACATTAGTGCAACGTACAGCCCTACTTACAGAGAATGCGATTATAGGAATGATATTAGTCCTTCTATTTTTGTCTTTATTCTTAAATACTCGTTTAGCATTTTGGGTAGCATTTGGTTTGCCTGTTGCGTTCTTTGGAATGTTTATGTTCGCTGGTTATTTTAATGTTACAATAAATGTATTATCCCTTTTTGGGATGATCATTGTAATTGGTATTTTGGTTGATGACGGTATTGTAATTGCTGAAAACATATACCAACACTATGAAAAAGGGAAATCACCAGAAGAAGCTGCAATTGATGGTGTTATGGAAGTACTTCCCGCTATTGTATCTGCGATATTAACTACAATATTAGCATTTGGAATCTTCTTATTTCTAGATGGGAGAATAGGTGAATTCTTTGGTGAAGTTTCAGTAGTCGTTATGTTAACGCTACTTGTTTCTTTAGTAGAGGCATTAATCATTTTACCTGCACATTTAGCACACTCTAAGGCTTTGCGATTACAAAATCCAAAGGAGAAACAAGGATTGCTTCAGAGATTGTTTTCAAAATTAAGATACATCAATACGTTTGGAGATTATATAATGCGTTGGCTTAGGGATAAAGTATATAGTCCAATCTTACGTTTTGCGCTTAATTATAAATTTTTAACCATTTCATTTTTTGTGGTCTTCTTTATGTTGACTAATGCGAGTTTTCAAGGAGGCATAATAAGAGGAGCATTTTTTCCAAGAATTGCTAGTGATAGAATTAATGTATCACTTGAGATGCCAAACGGTACCAACGAAAAAGTAACAGATAGTATTATTTCATTTATTGAAGTTAAGGCTATTGAAGTTACTAATGAAATTAATGATGAATATCTAGGTGAAGACTTTAAGAAACATCTTGTAGAAAATATGATTAAAAATATTGGACCAGGATCTTCTTCAGCTTCTTTAACTATTAATTTATTGCCTGGGGAAGAACGACCAAATGTAATTACTTCAGACTTGGTAACAAATCGTTTACAAGAACGTGTTGGACCAGTTATTGGTATAGAAAGTCTAGTATATGGCGGAGGTGGGAATTTTGGCGGAGTACCAGTTTCAGTCTCTTTATTAGGAAATGATATAGCTGAACTTAAAGCGGTTAAATCTGAGTTAAAGAAAAATTTAGAAGATAATATCTTATTGAAAGACGTAACAGATAATGACCCTTCCGGAATTAAAGAGATTAGATTAGAACTCAATGAAAGCGCATATGCTCTGGGCTTAAACTTACGAACAGTAATGACTCAAGTACGTTCTGCATTTTTTGGTGCACAAGCTCAACGCTTCCAGAGAGGACAAGATGAGATTAGAGTTTGGGTACGCTATGATAGGGAGAATCGCTCCTCAATTAATAACTTAGATAACATGCGTATTACGGCACCTAGCGGGCAAAAAGTGCCACTAAAAGAAATTGCAAGTTATAGTATAGCACGTGGTGATGTTGCCATAAACCATCTAGAAGGCCGACGAGAAATTCAAGTGTCAGCAGATATAAAAGATACTAAAAAGACGAGTTCAACAGATATTATGGCAGAGATTAGAGATGAAATTATGCCAGAAATTTTATCTAAATACCTTACAGTAACACCATCTTATGAGGGCCAAAATAGAGAACGCGTAAAATTAATGAATTCATTAGCTCCAGTTGGCTTAACTGTTCTTGTGTTAATTTATGTTGTTATTGCTTTTACATTTAGAAGTTACAGTCAACCTTTATTGTTGCTGTTAATGATTCCACTGAGTTTACCAGCAGTAGCTTGGGGACACTGGATTCATGATTTCCCTGTAAATATTCTTTCAATGTTAGGGATTATAGCGCTCATTGGAATTATGGTAAATGATGGACTCGTCCTTATCAGTAAATTTAATACAAACCTAAGAGAAGGAATGGCTTTTGATGATGCGTTGTTTGAAGCTGGTCGTTCTCGTTTTAGAGCTATATTCTTAACATCAATAACAACAGTAGCAGGATTAGCACCATTAATATTTGAAGAAAGTAGACAGGCTCAGTTTTTAATTCCTATGGCAGTTTCTATTGCTTATGGTATCGGTTTTGCTACAGTTTTAACTTTGGTTGTATTACCAATTTTCTTGTCATTTAGTAACTTCTTAAAGAAAAATATTATATGGTTGGTTACCGGAAATGATATTACAAAAGAAGAAGTTGAACGTGCTGTAAAAGAACAACAAGCAGAACTAAAATCTGAAAAGCTAAAACTAGAATACAGTCAGAATAATTTGATAAAACAAGGTCATGAAGAAACAGAGTTTTAA
- a CDS encoding TolC family protein yields MKKQSFNNIVLGFALSISFLGISQQIIRPTEAISLALEHNYGIQIANNSIEIAENNKNILNTGYLPTLTGTAGATYNRDNITAEFSNGESTTLNGAESSRYNAGINLNYTLFDGLGRHYDYKRLKEEYSLSELQARETIENTITQLLTVYYDVARRSENLKSLEETLAISKDRLTRSEYQFEYGQNTKLDVLNAEVDINNDSINIITIEQSLINAKRDLNFVTGNKIDNEFAVDTTVAFLLQLHKQELLDKLYKNNVTLIQNEKNIAINEFTIKASKSGYLPTIGLVGSYGWNENNNNAASFVAVSTNTGLSGGLNLSWNLFDGGGTITRVKNAKINLENQKLQKEQLKLDVERNFNNAWDDYQNKLRIFEVQESNIKTAKNNFSRTKEKFKLGQVTSIEFRQAQLNLLTAELNRNQAKYDAKLAEVLVLQLSGELLNVQF; encoded by the coding sequence ATGAAGAAACAGAGTTTTAATAATATTGTTCTAGGTTTTGCCTTAAGTATTTCTTTTCTTGGGATATCACAGCAAATAATTAGACCGACAGAAGCTATTAGTTTGGCTTTAGAACACAATTATGGTATTCAAATTGCAAATAACTCCATTGAAATTGCTGAGAATAATAAGAATATCTTAAACACTGGCTATTTACCAACATTAACTGGTACAGCAGGCGCAACATACAATAGAGATAACATTACTGCGGAATTTTCGAATGGAGAATCTACTACTTTAAATGGCGCAGAAAGTTCGAGATATAATGCAGGTATAAATCTTAATTATACGCTTTTTGATGGTTTAGGTCGTCATTACGATTATAAACGATTAAAAGAAGAATATAGTCTTAGTGAATTACAAGCAAGAGAAACGATTGAAAATACGATTACGCAATTATTAACGGTGTATTATGATGTAGCAAGACGTTCTGAAAACTTAAAATCCCTTGAAGAGACTCTAGCGATTTCAAAAGATAGATTAACACGATCTGAATATCAATTTGAATATGGGCAGAACACAAAACTAGATGTTCTTAATGCTGAAGTTGATATCAATAATGATAGTATAAACATTATTACTATAGAACAGAGTTTAATCAATGCTAAGCGCGATTTAAATTTTGTAACAGGAAATAAAATTGATAATGAATTTGCAGTTGATACTACCGTTGCATTTTTATTACAGTTACACAAACAAGAACTTTTAGATAAGCTGTATAAGAATAACGTGACGTTAATTCAGAATGAAAAAAATATAGCTATCAATGAGTTTACAATAAAAGCTAGCAAGTCTGGTTATTTACCAACAATTGGTTTGGTAGGATCTTATGGTTGGAACGAAAATAATAATAATGCGGCTTCTTTTGTGGCGGTTTCTACTAATACTGGATTATCTGGAGGATTAAATCTAAGTTGGAATCTTTTTGATGGAGGAGGAACAATCACAAGAGTAAAAAACGCAAAAATTAATCTTGAAAATCAAAAACTTCAAAAAGAACAGTTGAAATTAGATGTTGAACGTAATTTTAATAACGCTTGGGATGATTACCAGAACAAATTAAGAATCTTTGAAGTACAAGAATCTAACATTAAAACTGCAAAGAATAATTTTTCAAGAACCAAAGAAAAATTTAAACTAGGACAAGTGACTTCTATAGAATTTAGACAAGCTCAGCTTAATTTGTTAACTGCAGAGTTAAATAGAAATCAGGCTAAATACGATGCTAAATTGGCGGAAGTTTTAGTACTTCAACTAAGTGGTGAACTATTAAATGTTCAATTTTAA
- a CDS encoding CPXCG motif-containing cysteine-rich protein yields MDEHFFQCPYCWEQVSMLVDISQNHQNYIEDCEICCNPIQVSVVVEHQEIVSFQAENLEQ; encoded by the coding sequence ATGGACGAACATTTCTTTCAATGTCCATATTGTTGGGAACAAGTTTCAATGTTAGTTGATATTTCTCAAAATCATCAGAATTATATTGAAGACTGTGAGATATGTTGTAATCCGATACAAGTTTCAGTCGTTGTAGAGCACCAAGAAATAGTAAGTTTTCAAGCAGAAAACTTAGAACAATAG
- a CDS encoding leucine-rich repeat domain-containing protein, protein MKNLKLTAILCLLSLFAFASVSQTQKDALLAIYNATNGDSWEKSWDLKQPISDWYGLTIENDNVVEISLSFNNLNGNLPNDISALTALRVLNLSFNKLEGELPSTLTKITRLEELKLFSNNFSGSIPSDIGNLTNLRSLELYNNNFIGEIPSSIGNLEKLENLILSSNLLIGKLPDSISNLKSLKVLSLFDNSFLGTIPSSIGNLTHLEELVLSNNAFYGNLPNELAQLDNLKTLLLNNNAFKGNYAALKNKLPNIVDFDLDEANMKGVLVTLDEEDDDNDDD, encoded by the coding sequence ATGAAAAATTTAAAGTTAACCGCAATATTATGTTTGCTTTCCTTATTTGCTTTTGCAAGCGTTTCGCAAACTCAAAAGGACGCTTTACTTGCTATCTATAATGCCACTAATGGTGATTCTTGGGAAAAGTCTTGGGATTTAAAACAACCAATTTCTGATTGGTATGGTTTAACTATTGAAAATGATAATGTTGTAGAAATAAGCTTAAGCTTTAATAACCTTAACGGGAATCTTCCAAATGACATATCCGCTTTAACTGCTTTAAGAGTTTTAAATTTATCTTTTAACAAATTAGAAGGGGAGTTACCAAGCACATTAACAAAAATAACTCGTTTAGAAGAGTTAAAATTATTTTCTAATAATTTCAGTGGATCTATCCCTAGCGATATCGGAAATTTAACTAATTTGAGGTCTTTAGAGTTATACAACAACAATTTCATAGGCGAGATTCCTTCTTCTATCGGAAATTTAGAAAAATTAGAGAACTTAATTTTAAGTAGTAATCTTTTAATAGGTAAATTACCTGATAGTATTTCTAATTTAAAATCATTAAAAGTATTAAGTCTATTTGATAATAGTTTTTTAGGAACGATTCCTTCGTCAATTGGTAATTTAACACATTTAGAAGAACTTGTATTATCAAATAATGCGTTTTATGGAAACCTACCCAATGAGCTGGCACAATTAGACAATTTAAAAACACTATTATTAAACAATAATGCATTTAAAGGTAATTACGCAGCTTTAAAAAATAAATTACCAAATATTGTTGATTTTGATTTAGATGAAGCGAATATGAAAGGCGTATTAGTAACTTTAGATGAAGAGGATGATGATAATGACGACGATTAG
- a CDS encoding tyrosine-type recombinase/integrase has product MYEFFTDNEWVDYNFVKDIKKLRTTPKKHMAYSIEMQENIFEFLKTKDPDLLLYLKFVSYSFLRPLEVCRLKVGNIDLNNKRLSVQAKNSPFKTKIIPEILFSDLPDLTKYNKESFLFTAEGIGKFTDTKLENRRSYFTSRFKKAVQNDFDLDFEHTLYSFRHTFITKVYRELRKKYPPYEAKCRLMEITGHTSMKALESYLRDADAELPKDYSDML; this is encoded by the coding sequence ATGTATGAATTTTTCACAGATAATGAATGGGTTGACTACAATTTTGTGAAAGACATCAAAAAACTTCGAACAACACCGAAGAAGCATATGGCCTACTCCATAGAAATGCAAGAAAATATCTTTGAATTTCTGAAAACTAAAGACCCTGATTTATTATTATATTTAAAATTTGTGTCCTATAGTTTCTTAAGACCATTAGAGGTTTGTAGACTTAAGGTAGGAAATATAGATTTGAACAACAAAAGACTAAGTGTTCAAGCCAAAAATAGTCCATTCAAAACGAAAATTATTCCAGAGATTTTATTTAGTGATTTACCAGATCTTACCAAATATAATAAGGAATCTTTTTTGTTCACAGCCGAAGGTATCGGTAAGTTTACTGATACCAAGCTTGAGAATAGAAGAAGCTATTTTACCAGTCGCTTTAAAAAAGCAGTACAAAATGATTTCGATTTAGATTTTGAACATACTTTATATAGCTTTAGACATACTTTCATAACTAAGGTTTACAGAGAGCTACGAAAAAAATATCCGCCTTATGAGGCTAAATGTAGATTAATGGAAATAACAGGACACACTTCCATGAAGGCATTAGAAAGTTACTTGAGAGATGCAGATGCAGAATTACCAAAAGATTACTCGGATATGCTTTGA